One window of the Acinonyx jubatus isolate Ajub_Pintada_27869175 chromosome A2, VMU_Ajub_asm_v1.0, whole genome shotgun sequence genome contains the following:
- the ABTB1 gene encoding ankyrin repeat and BTB/POZ domain-containing protein 1 isoform X1 — MDTSDLFASCRKGDVGRVRYLLEQRDVEVNVRDKWDSTPLYYACLCGHEELVLYLLANGARCEANTFDGERCLYGALSDAIRRALRDYKQVTASCRRRDYYDDFLQRLLEQGIHSDVIFVVHGKPFRAHRCVLGARSTYFANMLDTKWKGKSVVVLRHPLINPVAFGALLQYLYTGRLDVGVEHVSDCERLAKQCQLWDLLSDLEAKCEKVSEFVASKPGTCVKVLTIEPPPADPRLREDMALLADCALPPELRGDLGELPFPFPDGFNSCPDVCFRVEGCSFLCHKAFFCGRSDYFRALLDDHFRENEELEASGGLPAITLHGISPDIFTHVLYYIYSDHTELPPEAAYDVLSVADMYLLPGLKRLCGRSLAQLLDEDSVVGVWRVAKLFRLARLEDQCTEYMAKVIEKLVEREDFVEAVREEAAAVAARQETDSIPLVDDIRFHVASTVQTYSAIEEAQQRLRALEDLLVSIGLDC, encoded by the exons ATGGACACCAGCGATCTCTTCGCCAGCTGCAGGAAGGGGGATGTGGGCCGAGTGCG GTACCTGCTGGAGCAGCGGGACGTGGAGGTGAATGTGCGGGACAAGTGGGACAGCACCCCCTT gtACTACGCCTGCCTGTGTGGGCACGAGGAGCTAGTACTCTATCTTCTGGCCAATG GAGCCCGCTGTGAGGCCAACACCTTTGATGGGGAGCGCTGCCTCTATGGGGCGCTGAGCGACGCCATCCGCCGGGCCCTGCGCGATTACAAGCAAGTGACAGCCTCTTGCAGGAGGCGGGATTACTACGACGACTTCCTGCAGCG GCTTCTGGAACAAGGCATCCACAGTGACGTGATCTTTGTGGTGCACGGGAAGCCCTTCCGGGCACACCGCTGCGTCCTGGGTGCGCGCAGCACCTACTTTGCCAACATGCTGGACACCAAATGGAAGGGCAAGAGTGTCGTGGTCCTCCGACACCCACTG ATCAACCCTGTGGCCTTCGGGGCCCTGCTGCAGTACCTGTACACAG GTCGCCTGGACGTCGGTGTGGAGCATGTTAGTGACTGCGAGCGCCTGGCCAAGCAGTGCCAGCTGTGGGATCTGCTCAGCGACCTGGAGGCCAAGTGTGAGAAGGTGTCCGAGTTCG TGGCGTCCAAGCCAGGCACGTGCGTGAAGGTGCTGACCATCGAGCCCCCCCCAGCAGACCCCCGGCTTCGGGAGGACATGGCCCTGCTGGCCGACTGTGCCCTGCCCCCTGAGCTCCGC ggTGACCTCGGGGAGCTGCCCTTCCCTTTCCCCGATGGTTTCAACAGCTGTCCTGACGTCTGCTTCCGGGTGGAAGGTTGCAGCTTTCTCTGCCACAAG GCCTTCTTCTGCGGCCGAAGCGACTACTTCCGGGCCCTGCTGGACGACCACTTCCGAGAGAACGAGGAGCTGGAGGCCTCAGGCGGCCTCCCGGCCATCACCCTACACGGCATCTCGCCTGACATCTTCACCCATGTTCTCTACTACATATACAGTGACCACACAGAG CTGCCCCCGGAGGCGGCCTACGACGTGCTGAGCGTGGCCGACATGTACCTGTTGCCAGGCCTGAAGCGGCTGTGTGGCCGCAGCCTGGCCCAGCTGCTGGACGAGGACAGTGTGGTGGGTGTGTGGCGTGTGGCCAAGCTGTTCCGCTTGGCGCGCCTCGAGGACCAGTGCACCGAGTACATGGCCAAGGTCATCGAGAAG CTGGTGGAGCGGGAGGACTTCGTGGAGGCCGTGCGGGAGGAGGCGGCGGCCGTGGCCGCCCGGCAGGAGACGGACTCCATCCCGCTGGTGGACGACATCCGCTTCCACGTGGCCAGCACGGTGCAGACCTACAGCGCCATCGAGGAGGCACAGCAGCGGCTGCGGGCGCTTGAGGACTTGCTGGTGTCCATCGGCCTGGACTGCTGA
- the ABTB1 gene encoding ankyrin repeat and BTB/POZ domain-containing protein 1 isoform X2, with protein MWAECGTCWSSGTWRYYACLCGHEELVLYLLANGARCEANTFDGERCLYGALSDAIRRALRDYKQVTASCRRRDYYDDFLQRLLEQGIHSDVIFVVHGKPFRAHRCVLGARSTYFANMLDTKWKGKSVVVLRHPLINPVAFGALLQYLYTGRLDVGVEHVSDCERLAKQCQLWDLLSDLEAKCEKVSEFVASKPGTCVKVLTIEPPPADPRLREDMALLADCALPPELRGDLGELPFPFPDGFNSCPDVCFRVEGCSFLCHKAFFCGRSDYFRALLDDHFRENEELEASGGLPAITLHGISPDIFTHVLYYIYSDHTELPPEAAYDVLSVADMYLLPGLKRLCGRSLAQLLDEDSVVGVWRVAKLFRLARLEDQCTEYMAKVIEKLVEREDFVEAVREEAAAVAARQETDSIPLVDDIRFHVASTVQTYSAIEEAQQRLRALEDLLVSIGLDC; from the exons ATGTGGGCCGAGTGCG GTACCTGCTGGAGCAGCGGGACGTGGAG gtACTACGCCTGCCTGTGTGGGCACGAGGAGCTAGTACTCTATCTTCTGGCCAATG GAGCCCGCTGTGAGGCCAACACCTTTGATGGGGAGCGCTGCCTCTATGGGGCGCTGAGCGACGCCATCCGCCGGGCCCTGCGCGATTACAAGCAAGTGACAGCCTCTTGCAGGAGGCGGGATTACTACGACGACTTCCTGCAGCG GCTTCTGGAACAAGGCATCCACAGTGACGTGATCTTTGTGGTGCACGGGAAGCCCTTCCGGGCACACCGCTGCGTCCTGGGTGCGCGCAGCACCTACTTTGCCAACATGCTGGACACCAAATGGAAGGGCAAGAGTGTCGTGGTCCTCCGACACCCACTG ATCAACCCTGTGGCCTTCGGGGCCCTGCTGCAGTACCTGTACACAG GTCGCCTGGACGTCGGTGTGGAGCATGTTAGTGACTGCGAGCGCCTGGCCAAGCAGTGCCAGCTGTGGGATCTGCTCAGCGACCTGGAGGCCAAGTGTGAGAAGGTGTCCGAGTTCG TGGCGTCCAAGCCAGGCACGTGCGTGAAGGTGCTGACCATCGAGCCCCCCCCAGCAGACCCCCGGCTTCGGGAGGACATGGCCCTGCTGGCCGACTGTGCCCTGCCCCCTGAGCTCCGC ggTGACCTCGGGGAGCTGCCCTTCCCTTTCCCCGATGGTTTCAACAGCTGTCCTGACGTCTGCTTCCGGGTGGAAGGTTGCAGCTTTCTCTGCCACAAG GCCTTCTTCTGCGGCCGAAGCGACTACTTCCGGGCCCTGCTGGACGACCACTTCCGAGAGAACGAGGAGCTGGAGGCCTCAGGCGGCCTCCCGGCCATCACCCTACACGGCATCTCGCCTGACATCTTCACCCATGTTCTCTACTACATATACAGTGACCACACAGAG CTGCCCCCGGAGGCGGCCTACGACGTGCTGAGCGTGGCCGACATGTACCTGTTGCCAGGCCTGAAGCGGCTGTGTGGCCGCAGCCTGGCCCAGCTGCTGGACGAGGACAGTGTGGTGGGTGTGTGGCGTGTGGCCAAGCTGTTCCGCTTGGCGCGCCTCGAGGACCAGTGCACCGAGTACATGGCCAAGGTCATCGAGAAG CTGGTGGAGCGGGAGGACTTCGTGGAGGCCGTGCGGGAGGAGGCGGCGGCCGTGGCCGCCCGGCAGGAGACGGACTCCATCCCGCTGGTGGACGACATCCGCTTCCACGTGGCCAGCACGGTGCAGACCTACAGCGCCATCGAGGAGGCACAGCAGCGGCTGCGGGCGCTTGAGGACTTGCTGGTGTCCATCGGCCTGGACTGCTGA